A section of the Kluyveromyces lactis strain NRRL Y-1140 chromosome F complete sequence genome encodes:
- the AIP5 gene encoding Aip5p (some similarities with uniprot|P43597 Saccharomyces cerevisiae YFR016C Hypothetical ORF), translating into MDEDEIPITKISPDSETSIEYKGPQELGLQTLSTEENAHSKASTIEALPESRALKDINEEQTPQKGSLEKPDQVEEEQPKNTEKGYADDTLSNETEFAEESIDHSENSEIRIEKEATQDQGLNQEADFNADLSQVKSQAHIPEDHEPEDTNEAIEPQVEDISSLGNSRNEINSGNREALTELNEDDVTGISESISNENKEVTSAAADPIESVTDEIDSLLNELKSELEESNVGAQIEELVKEEPVFIFTSLAGGGIHMPRRTNRLATILTANEIEFTYRDCGTDSEARSIWKTYSAGRLLPGVVRGTSLIGNWKEIDDANEEYRLYEMIYNTL; encoded by the coding sequence ACGAAATTCCTATAACCAAAATAAGTCCGGACTCTGAAACATCGATTGAATACAAGGGTCCACAGGAATTGGGTCTACAAACATTGTCcacagaagaaaatgcaCATTCTAAAGCCTCCACCATTGAGGCGTTGCCAGAAAGCAGAGCACTCAAGGATATTAATGAAGAGCAAACTCCTCAGAAGGGTTCCCTGGAAAAACCCGACCaagtggaagaagaacagCCGAAGAACACCGAAAAGGGCTACGCTGACGACACATTATCTAATGAGACCGAATTTGCCGAGGAATCAATCGATCACTCTGAAAATTCAGAAATACGTATCGAAAAGGAAGCTACGCAAGACCAAGGATTAAATCAGGAAGCTGATTTCAACGCGGATCTTTCACAGGTTAAATCTCAAGCCCATATCCCCGAAGATCACGAGCCAGAAGATACGAATGAAGCAATAGAACCGCAAGTAGAAGATATTTCGAGTCTAGGAAACTcaagaaatgaaatcaattcCGGGAATCGTGAAGCTCTAACAGAGCtgaatgaagatgatgtgACTGGCATATCTGAAAGCATATCcaatgaaaacaaagagGTTACCAGTGCGGCTGCAGATCCAATTGAATCAGTTACTGATGAGATAGACTCTCTcttgaatgaattgaaatcagaATTAGAAGAATCCAATGTCGGAGCTCAGATAGAAGAACTCGTTAAAGAAGAGCCGGTTTTTATTTTTACATCCTTAGCTGGTGGAGGTATCCATATGCCTAGAAGAACAAACAGATTGGCTACAATTTTAACCGccaatgaaattgaatttacATACAGGGATTGTGGTACTGATTCAGAGGCTAGATCAATATGGAAAACATACAGTGCAGGTAGATTATTACCTGGGGTTGTAAGAGGAACATCATTGATTGGTAActggaaagaaattgatgatgCAAATGAAGAATATCGACTGTACGAAATGATTTATAATACGCTCTGA
- a CDS encoding uncharacterized protein (conserved hypothetical protein), which translates to MPDLRNIAIDMVNFTVSNVNDAISFKPHLCREVPQQQYNALKNWYIEFTGTSIRKNKCRLFFLPINVSDELQQLNPVIPDEVKITSPDDSNVIYYKNRLITELDFENVKRVQRACIYIAYAAVNQLLNLETDPSMILESNQSTATATNMGNGTAPSSAASSHANVDGLDPMESCHISLKRGEVLGFRELGHLISITPWHFHRVFKVITGLTIREYGQLCVEFLKKNCSLVNPVKTRVAKLKENGDSYSCLDDENFMNDDTVKYECDDNCVILPDYFIDLTKSKESKRKSNDSPPSSAPSNRSANNGIDFTSENDSSKNHHPTSGLSRSEQRKRRSSVMIQKIRNASICTFSSNPSIQSALNNPGTPIQSSDYKSLTPSPGNQSNHVQSYDFAPYLRHPSTSTIGLRRKSKASRNGSVAGLEAHGMVSKPKHKRNTSEPTVNNDINIREGYLTSKMSNNQALNDVTNNDTGQNQGLAEAFTFPSPQVAFKFNMFDESNLNNLDMDMNLNSMNLSEMALNSISTNMDALTPLNQLENNLSAPETSNTATSGTTTTTTTDIDLNLAMDDITEMSALSLNSNAQFQYVHMDKPQQQQLQSLNFNNGPLHLDATHQHQISEPQSLSSTLPTTPQDVSALLPLQGHDSLLMEFSPEEPGNIASSVDPLFPLYPSSMLTAMPSDAFATYEDFIAN; encoded by the coding sequence ATGCCTGACTTGAGAAATATCGCTATTGATATGGTGAACTTCACCGTATCGAATGTCAATGATGCCATTTCATTCAAACCACATCTTTGTAGAGAGGTACCTCAACAACAATACAAcgctttgaagaattggtaCATTGAATTTACTGGTACTTCCATTCGTAAGAATAAGTGTAGGTTGTTTTTCTTACCAATTAACGTGTCCGATGAGCTGCAACAGCTGAACCCCGTTATTCCTGATGAAGTCAAGATCACCAGTCCCGATGACAGCAATGTAATCTATTACAAGAACAGATTGATCACAGAACTCGactttgaaaatgtcaagCGTGTTCAGAGAGCTTGTATTTATATTGCTTATGCTGCTGTCAACCAACTGCTAAATTTGGAAACGGATCCATCTATGATCTTGGAGTCGAATCAGTCGACTGCCACTGCTACTAACATGGGCAACGGAACTGCCCCTTCATCTGCAGCATCTTCTCATGCAAATGTTGATGGATTAGACCCTATGGAATCATGCCACATATCTTTAAAAAGAGGTGAAGTTTTAGGATTCAGAGAGTTAGGTCACTTGATAAGCATCACGCCATGGCATTTCCATCGTGTCTTTAAAGTGATCACTGGTTTAACCATTCGTGAATATGGTCAATTGTGTGTcgaatttttgaagaagaactgCAGTTTGGTCAACCCTGTTAAAACAAGAGTAGCTaagttgaaggaaaacGGTGATTCTTACTCCTGTCTTGACGATGAAAATTTCATGAACGATGATACTGTCAAGTACGAGTGTGATGACAACTGTGTCATTTTACCCGATTACTTCATTGATTTGACCAAATCCAAGGaatccaaaagaaaatcgAATGATTCTCCACCATCCAGTGCACCTTCTAACCGTTCCGCTAACAACGGTATTGATTTCACTAGTGAAAACGATTCATCTAAGAACCATCATCCAACTTCTGGGTTATCACGTTCGGAACAGCGTAAACGCAGAAGCTCTGtaatgattcaaaagattaGAAATGCATCTATTTGCACTTTCTCATCGAACCCCTCTATTCAATCTGCTTTGAATAACCCCGGAACCCCTATTCAAAGCTCTGATTACAAATCTTTGACACCTTCACCTGGTAACCAAAGTAATCATGTTCAATCTTATGATTTTGCTCCTTATCTGCGCCATCCTTCTACATCGACTATTGGATTAAGACGGAAATCCAAGGCTAGTCGTAACGGTAGCGTTGCTGGGTTGGAAGCTCACGGAATGGTTTCCAAGCCCAAGCATAAAAGAAACACTAGCGAACCTACTGTTAACAATGATATAAACATTAGGGAGGGATATTTGACTAGTAAGATGTCTAATAATCAAGCGCTAAATGACGTTACAAACAACGATACTGGACAAAACCAAGGTCTAGCGGAAGCGTTCACGTTCCCATCTCCTCAAGTTGCTTTCAAGTTTAACATGTTCGACGAATCAAACTTGAACAACTTGGACATGGACATGAACTTGAACTCTATGAACCTATCTGAGATGGCTTTGAATTCCATCTCTACAAACATGGATGCGTTGACTCCTTTGAACCAACTCGAGAACAATCTCAGTGCTCCTGAAACATCAAATACTGCTACGTCTGGTACCACAACTACGACAACTACAGATATTGATTTGAACCTTGCCATGGACGACATTACAGAAATGTCTGCCCTATCTCTAAATTCAAACGCTCAATTTCAATACGTTCATATGGATAAGCcacagcaacagcagctACAATCTCTTAACTTTAACAATGGCCCACTACATCTAGACGCTACCCATCAACACCAAATAAGCGAACCCCAAAGCTTGAGTTCTACACTACCAACCACTCCTCAGGATGTCAGTGCTTTGTTACCGTTACAAGGTCATGATTCGTTGTTAATGGAATTTTCCCCAGAGGAACCTGGCAACATCGCATCTAGTGTGGATCCATTATTCCCATTGTATCCCTCGTCCATGTTAACCGCTATGCCCAGCGACGCTTTTGCAACTTATGAGGATTTCATCGCGAACTAA
- a CDS encoding uncharacterized protein (highly similar to uniprot|P23337 Saccharomyces cerevisiae or YLR258W uniprot|P27472 Saccharomyces cerevisiae), translated as MTRDIVNHLVFEVATEVANKVGGIYSVLKSKAPITCKQYGPKYLLLGPLNPQSVQVEVEPVDWEDESNFHIKEVQWSLRSMHNRGVRFTYGRWLIDGAPMVILFDLNSVRNYLNEWKADLWEIAGIPSPDGDFETNDAILLGYTVAWFLGELAHMNQTNAIVAHFHEWLAGVAIPLCRKRRIDVVTIFTTHATLLGRYLCAGNVDFYNNLDKFDVDAEAGKRGIYHRYCIERAAAHSADVFTTVSQITAYESEYLLKRKPDGILPNGLNVIKFQAVHEFQNLHALKKEKINDFIRGHFHGQFDFDLEKTLYFFIAGRYEYRNKGADMFIESLARLNHRLKASGSKMTVVAFIIMPAKNKSYTVDELRGQAVVRQLENSVKDVTQLIGKRIFEHAMRYPHNGTKTEIPTSLDELFKPSDKVVLKKRVFALRRPEGTLPPIVTHNMVDDANDPILNQIRRVQLFNNSYDRVKIIFHPEFLNANNPILSLDYDEFVRGCHLGVFPSYYEPWGYTPAECTVMGIPSITTNLSGFGAYMEDLIEKDQAKDYGIYIVDRRFKNPNESVEQLVDYMEDFVNKTRRQRINQRNRTERLSDLLDWRRMGLEYVKARQLALRRAYPDEFKELTGGTDLDDSNMDSLAGNPKVKVARPLSVPGSPRDSRASSVGAVMMTPGDLGTLQDANNADDYFHLSMGDNEDDEDEDQFN; from the coding sequence ATGACTCGTGATATTGTGAACCATTTGGTGTTCGAAGTGGCGACTGAGGTTGCTAATAAGGTGGGTGGTATTTATTCGGTGTTGAAATCGAAGGCTCCTATCACTTGCAAACAGTACGGTCCTAAATATTTACTGCTGGGACCATTGAACCCACAATCCGTGCAAGTTGAAGTGGAACCCGTGGATTGGGAAGACGAATCCAACTTCCATATTAAAGAGGTTCAATGGTCTCTTAGATCTATGCATAACCGTGGTGTCCGCTTCACTTACGGTAGATGGTTGATTGATGGTGCTCCAATGgttattcttttcgatTTGAACTCTGTTAGAAattatttgaatgaatggAAGGCGGATTTATGGGAAATCGCCGGTATCCCATCCCCTGATGGtgattttgaaaccaaCGATGCCATCTTATTGGGTTATACTGTGGCATGGTTCCTTGGTGAATTGGCCCATATGAACCAGACAAATGCCATCGTGGCACATTTCCACGAATGGTTGGCTGGTGTTGCTATCCCGTTGTGCAGAAAACGTAGGATTGATGTGGTCACCATTTTCACTACTCATGCCACTTTGTTGGGTAGATACCTATGTGCCGGCAATGTGGATTTCTACAATAATCTCGACAAGTTTGACGTGGATGCAGAGGCTGGCAAACGTGGTATCTATCATCGTTATTGTATCGAACGTGCGGCAGCTCATAGCGCTGACGTTTTCACTACTGTTTCACAGATTACTGCATACGAAAGTGAATACCTTTTGAAACGGAAACCTGATGGGATCTTACCAAATGGGCTAAATGTCATCAAATTCCAAGCCGTCCATGAATTCCAAAATTTACATgcattgaagaaggagaaaaTTAACGACTTCATCAGAGGTCATTTCCATGGTCAGTTCGATTTCGATCTTGAAAAAACTTTGTACTTCTTCATTGCAGGTCGTTATGAATACCGTAACAAGGGTGCTGATATGTTCATTGAATCATTGGCAAGATTGAACCACAGATTGAAGGCATCTGGATCTAAAATGACTGTTGTCGCCTTCATCATCATGCCCGCAAAAAATAAATCATACACAGTCGATGAGCTACGCGGCCAAGCTGTGGTCAGGCAACTGGAAAACTCAGTGAAAGATGTCACACAATTGATCGGTAAGagaatctttgaacacGCCATGAGATATCCTCATAATGGCACCAAAACTGAAATTCCAACTAGCCTTGACGAACTTTTCAAACCAAGTGATAAAGTTGTATTGAAAAAACGTGTATTTGCATTGCGTAGACCAGAAGGTACTTTACCTCCTATTGTTACTCACAACATGGTGGATGATGCCAATGATCCTATTTTGAACCAGATCAGACGtgttcaattgttcaataatTCATATGACCGTGTCAAGATCATTTTCCATCCAGAATTTTTAAACGCCAACAATCCAATCTTGTCTCTTGACTATGACGAATTTGTGAGAGGTTGCCATTTGGGTGTGTTTCCCTCATATTACGAACCATGGGGCTACACACCAGCAGAATGTACCGTCATGGGTATCCCATCAATTACTACTAATTTGTCTGGTTTCGGTGCTTATATggaagatttgattgaaaAGGACCAAGCCAAGGATTATGGTATTTATATCGTGGACCGTCGTTTCAAGAATCCTAACGAATCTGTAGAACAGTTGGTTGATTACATGGAAGATTTCGTGAACAAAACACGTAGACAAAGAAtcaaccaaagaaacagaacTGAACGTCTTTCAGATTTGTTAGACTGGAGACGTATGGGTCTTGAATATGTCAAGGCAAGACAACTTGCCTTGCGCAGAGCTTATCCTGACGAATTTAAAGAATTAACTGGTGGTACCGATTTagatgattcaaatatgGATTCATTGGCCGGTAATCCAAAGGTTAAAGTTGCCAGACCATTGAGTGTTCCAGGATCTCCTAGGGATTCAAGAGCTAGCAGTGTGGGTGCTGTAATGATGACTCCAGGTGATTTAGGTACTTTACAGGATGCCAACAATGCTGATGATTACTTCCATCTATCTATGGGCGATAACGAggatgacgaagatgaagaccAATTCAACTAA
- a CDS encoding serine/threonine-protein kinase (similar to uniprot|P22517 Saccharomyces cerevisiae YOL016C CMK2 Calmodulin-dependent protein kinase and uniprot|P27466 Saccharomyces cerevisiae YFR014C CMK1), with the protein MFKKEPLSENNSRKPEEPEPVEGHKLTKLFNKVTGQPSSYVNKSDYIFGKTLGAGTFGVVRQARCISSGENVAVKILLKKALKGQSVQLQMLYDELSILQQLNHPNIVRFKDWFESKEKFYIVTQLATGGELFDRILEKGKFCEVDAVFIVKQILQGVQYLHQRNIVHRDLKPENILYLNKSDDSPLVIGDFGIAKELKDDNELIHKAAGSMGYVAPEVLTSSGHGKPCDIWSIGVITYTLLCGYSPFLAESADGFIEECTSGQYPVVFHKPYWNNVSKTAKEFILWALTVSPKRRPTATDLINDIWITSTEKSTTDLLPEIRKGFDARKEFRDAVEIVKLNNRIKKLKVLYENQDESDTDIEVNSTDSFSKNDYSADSLQSSLKSLSIKDSHTELKSSLTQNAFAQLVLTASKNKEKVKSFQDSGN; encoded by the coding sequence ATGTTTAAAAAAGAACCCTTATCGGAAAATAATAGTCGTAAGCCTGAGGAGCCAGAACCAGTCGAAGGGCATAAATTGACCAAACTGTTCAATAAAGTTACAGGACAACCTAGTTCTTATGTTAACAAGTCAGATTACATCTTCGGTAAAACGTTAGGGGCAGGTACCTTCGGTGTTGTTAGACAAGCCCGttgtatttcttctggtgAGAATGTCGCGGTGAAaatattgttgaagaaagctTTGAAGGGCCAGTCAGTACAACTACAGATGCTATATGACGAACTATCCATATTACAACAACTAAATCACCCAAATATTGTGAGATTTAAGGATTGGTTTGAATCCAAGGAGAAGTTCTATATTGTTACTCAATTAGCTACTGGAGGTGAGCTATTTGATCGTATCTTGGAAAAGGGGAAATTTTGCGAAGTTGATGCAGTATTCATCGTGAAGCAGATTCTACAAGGTGTTCAATATTTGCATCAGAGGAATATTGTGCATAGAGACTTGAAACCGGAGAATATTTtgtatttgaataaatcaGATGATTCTCCTTTGGTGATAGGTGATTTCGGTATTGCgaaggaattgaaagatgataatgaaCTAATTCATAAAGCAGCAGGGTCTATGGGTTATGTTGCCCCAGAAGTTTTAACATCTTCTGGCCACGGTAAACCGTGTGACATTTGGTCAATCGGTGTTATCACGTACACGTTGCTATGTGGATATTCTCCATTTTTAGCTGAAAGTGCGGATGGATTCATCGAAGAATGCACCAGTGGTCAGTACCCAGTAGTATTCCACAAGCCATACTGGAATAACGTATCTAAGACCGCAAAAGAGTTCATATTATGGGCATTGACGGTGAGCCCAAAAAGAAGGCCTACTGCAACAGATTTGATAAATGATATCTGGATCACTTCTACCGAAAAATCAACCACTGATTTGCTTCCAGAAATCCGCAAAGGTTTCGATGCTCGTAAGGAATTCCGTGATGCTGTTGAAATCGTTAAATTAAATAAcagaatcaaaaagttgaagGTCCTTTATGAGAACCAAGATGAATCTGATACCGATATCGAGGTTAACTCAACTGATAGCTTTTCTAAGAATGATTATTCTGCAGACTCGTTGCAAAGTTCATTGAAAAGTCTATCAATAAAGGATAGTCATacagaattgaaatcttctcTCACCCAAAACGCCTTCGCGCAGCTTGTTCTGACTGCGTctaaaaacaaagaaaaagtaaAGAGCTTCCAGGACTCAGGAAACTAG
- the IOC3 gene encoding Ioc3p (some similarities with uniprot|P43596 Saccharomyces cerevisiae YFR013W IOC3 Member of a complex (Isw1a) with Isw1p that has nucleosome-stimulated ATPase activity and represses transcription initiation by specific positioning of a promoter proximal dinucleosome has homology to Esc8p which is involved in silencing) translates to METQNKEEMIEVVPEEHPVAKKYGQTSITDFKNFAVQLSESNTDTSPLNEPISRRRSNRVLVKRKVESDEEPEHSRKKRPYNRKVVAKTKKGKKNDRPSNTNKAKPKKSDKDNDKDKEKAKNAQKKSAINANSDKKNSTTSKKANMKSKSDVETNGKPKESVASMISKKQTADDLKKKDSPKPSGDLESRSDGKTSKPVLPKDAIKLSKSASKPAPSLSLAVNPILLENWAPQLPVLSTDFKTQTSVFSRLKFPHMRKAPYAKDLVFVMSFINKFHKFLPQELWSLSIQDLEIGLDIYPENIDDEQDLPQYYADYIPAREIRRCQDYSNLLYVVLMELTLNRKSHSTLQSLQTSSKAFKLISELRHKGVEFGYPREWKVQSTLNAERTKLFEHDDTEAVDPNHPEILTPNIYKWTEQLIVPLEEDPLHNPDLERLGLLGLMPSDRVVFLRTLTQWCISYSEKIHTEIYRLSHLKKDPSFGIQTFHAPRHLVQGIDAAHQHFKKLCTLVKERMELRRSKKHVKKQLESGTRQDLSAKFALLDELKKNMREYRQEYNQVTTDKKKKFDALAVSVERDYSKWSKLVFEEIHDREPLDDPYEDEIYKLRCLEFFIGRIPYVGDFYLPRLFTYQSSKAKKHIPTNYCDPITLLKTLQQFENGTITPFELFSRDGKLNSMQFKLYYHDTPGLVHDLMNGTNTGKVYWYEMCHNSSSLQDFIKLLEYKVFKEEEPNKNKKTVDDSKEANQKDTVNASDIGSDKEEPSNGLPSAGLLKKDTTITKLDTVEGFNCNPLPKEYKYNKSRSKFLILKEYLQKMSSLLQTFEQLKVEYGDISTTDRNLRRSQRTKINYTEAPQEPSDDDEEVVANVEEEEDQPEEEMDEEPEIFSEHEDHRNDYEDHSDNDEEIEEEYQLDSEDNEDVPKKRGRPLKKNSKNAVTHKKRKLK, encoded by the coding sequence ATGGAAACTCAGAATAAGGAAGAAATGATCGAGGTAGTTCCCGAGGAACATCCCGTGGCGAAGAAATACGGGCAAACCTCTATCACAGACTTTAAGAATTTTGCCGTTCAGCTATCAGAATCAAATACAGACACTTCTCCATTGAATGAACCTATATcgagaagaagatcaaatagAGTGCTAGTCAAGAGAAAAGTGGAAAGCGATGAAGAACCAGAACACTCCAGAAAGAAAAGGCCTTATAATAGGAAAGTGGTCGCTAAGACGAAGaagggaaagaagaatgataGGCCATCCAATACCAATAAGGCTAAGCCGAAGAAAAGTGATAAGGACAATGATAAGGATAAGGAAAAGGCAAAGAATGCCCAAAAAAAGTCTGCCATCAATGCCAACAgtgataaaaaaaatagcaCAACAAGTAAAAAGGCTAATATGAAAAGCAAAAGCGATGTTGAAACCAATGGCAAACCGAAAGAAAGTGTTGCTAGCATGATCTCTAAGAAACAAACCGCTGAcgatttgaagaaaaaggatTCTCCCAAACCCTCCGGTGATTTAGAAAGTCGATCGGATGGAAAAACATCGAAGCCAGTTCTACCTAAGGATGCGATCAAGCTTTCTAAATCTGCATCAAAACCAGCACCTTCGTTAAGTTTAGCTGTTAACCCAATTCTCCTCGAAAATTGGGCACCACAATTACCAGTCCTATCTACTGACTTCAAGACCCAAACATCTGTTTTTTCGAGATTGAAGTTCCCTCATATGAGGAAAGCACCATATGCAAAGGATCTGGTCTTTGTCATGtcattcatcaacaaatttCATAAATTTTTGCCTCAGGAACTATGGTCTTTATCTATTCAAGACCTCGAAATTGGCCTTGATATTTACCCAGAAAATATAGACGACGAACAGGATCTTCCTCAGTATTATGCAGATTATATTCCAGCAAGGGAAATTAGACGCTGCCAGGATTACTCAAATTTACTTTATGTTGTATTAATGGAGCTGACTTTGAATCGCAAATCGCATAGCACATTGCAATCCCTGCAGACTTCATCCAAAGCATTCAAACTAATATCTGAATTGAGACATAAAGGGGTGGAATTTGGATATCCTAGAGAATGGAAGGTCCAGTCAACTTTAAATGCGGAACGCACTAAATTGTTTGAACACGATGACACTGAAGCTGTTGATCCTAATCATCCTGAGATCTTAACCCCAAACATTTACAAGTGGACTGAGCAATTGATCGTGCCCTTGGAAGAAGACCCATTACATAATCCAGATTTGGAACGACTTGGTCTTTTGGGACTAATGCCATCTGACAGGGTCGTATTTTTAAGGACATTGACGCAGTGGTGTATTTCATATTCAGAGAAGATACACACAGAGATATACCGTTTATCGCATCTAAAGAAAGACCCCTCTTTTGGTATTCAAACCTTCCACGCTCCAAGACATCTTGTTCAGGGCATAGATGCTGCTCATCAACATTTCAAGAAGCTATGTACTTTGGTAAAGGAAAGAATGGAATTGCGTAGATCCAAAAAGCATGTCAAAAAACAACTTGAAAGTGGTACCCGTCAAGATTTATCTGCAAAGTTCGCTTTACTGGATGaactcaaaaaaaatatgagAGAGTATAGACAAGAGTACAACCAAGTCACAACagataagaaaaagaagtttgaCGCGTTAGCAGTAAGCGTGGAACGGGACTATTCGAAATGGTCTAAATTGGTCTTCGAAGAAATTCATGATCGGGAACCTTTGGATGACCCctatgaagatgaaatataCAAATTAAGATGTCTCGAATTCtttattggaagaattccCTACGTTGGAGATTTTTACTTGCCAAGGTTGTTTACTTATCAATCTTCAAAAGCTAAAAAGCATATTCCGACTAATTATTGTGATCCCATAACATTGTTGAAGACATTACAACAGTTTGAAAATGGAACAATTACACCCTTCGAACTATTCAGTAGGGATGGTAAGTTGAACAGTATGCAGTTTAAATTGTATTATCATGACACCCCTGGGTTGGTTCACGATTTGATGAATGGTACCAATACCGGAAAAGTTTACTGGTATGAAATGTGCCATAACAGTTCTTCATTGcaagatttcatcaaactATTGGAGTATAAAGTGTTCAAGGAGGAAGAAccaaacaaaaataaaaagacaGTCGACGATTCGAAGGAAGCAAATCAAAAGGACACGGTAAACGCTTCAGACATAGGCTCagataaagaagaaccaTCGAATGGCCTGCCTTCGGCCggtttgttgaagaaggacACAACAATCACTAAATTAGATACAGTAGAGGGATTTAACTGCAATCCATTACCAAAAGAATACAAATACAACAAatcaagatcaaaattcttgatattgaaggaaTACTTGCAGAAAATGTCATCACTACTACAAACCTTTGAGCAACTAAAGGTTGAGTATGGTGATATCTCAACGACGGACCGGAACTTGAGAAGATCTCAAAGGACTAAAATTAACTATACTGAAGCTCCACAGGAACCCtctgacgatgatgaagaggTTGTTGCgaatgttgaagaagaggaagatcAACCTGAGGAGGAAATGGATGAAGAGCCTGAAATTTTCTCTGAGCACGAAGATCACAGGAATGACTATGAAGATCATTCAGATAATGATGAGgagattgaagaagaatatcaattgGATTCCGAAGACAACGAAGACGTTCCTAAGAAACGTGGGAGGcctttgaagaaaaactcAAAGAATGCCGTAACACACAAAAAGCGAAAGCTCAAATAA